Below is a window of candidate division WOR-3 bacterium DNA.
GGTTCAAATTCTTTATTGGCAAATCTTAACAATTCCTTCAACACCTTAATCAAATCGTCTTTTGTAAAGTTTGTATTGGTCAACTCTTTTTTAATATCCAGTCGCTGGTTAATCTTAAAACGACCAACCTCGCCAAGGTCAAAATAATTCTTGTTAAAAAGGAGATCATTTATGTAATTTATCGCAAATTCCGGAGTCGGTGGCGGAATAGATCTTAACAGCGAATAAATTTTTCTTGCGGCGTCCTCTACATTTGTTATTTTCTCCGGGTCTTTTTTAATCGTATTTGCCAGAATTGAGACACCGGCATCATGAGCGTCTACGATCTTTACCTTTTTAATAGAATTGCTTTTAAGTATGTCGTAATGTGTTTCGTCTATGAGGTCAAGGACCTCCAGTTGAACATTATCAAACTCAAATTTTTCTGCAAGAAAACAATTCTTTGCTTCGTCTAAATCTATGACTTTTGTTGGGTAAAAGAGGCTCACTATATCTTCATTTTTTATATAACCCAGACTTTTTAAAAATAGTGTTCCGGATATTCTTTTCTTTCGATCGAGGATAGCCCACAATATATTTTGTGGGTCAACAATAAATTCTATCCATTGTCCATGATAAGGAATCACCATCGCGGAATAGTTATCGCTCTCCTCACTAAAATATACGCCAGGCGAGCGGTGAATTTGATTTACAATAACCCTTTCTACACCATTAATAATAAAAGTTCCTCTGTGCGTCATCAATGGTAGGTCACATAGATATATTTCCTGTTCTACAATCGAACGAAGGACATTTTCTTCTTTAGACAACAGCTGGAAACTAACCCTCAATGGTAGAGAGTATGTAACCCCTTTCTCAATAGCTTCCTGAACTGAATATTTAGGAGAGCCGAGGCGGTGGCCAATATATCGCAATTCGTATTTATTGTGAATTCCACTTACAGGAAAAGCCTCGTTGAATATTCTATCTAAAGCATGATCACGAAATTTTTTGAACGATTCAGTTTGAATCTCAAGAAGATGGGGCATTTCAAAAACAACCTTATTTTTTGAAAAATCAAGTATATTATTCATATGCCTCCTATTTATTAAACAGGCATTTGGGTCGGGATGCTGGAAATTCCAGACTCAAATCCCAACCCAATAACCATTATTATTTTACTTCAACTGTTGCCCCGACTTCTTCAAGTTTGGTTTTGAAATTTTGTGCCTCTTCTTTTGTGGCTCCTTCTTTTATTACTTTTGGTGGGTTGTCAACGAGGTCTTTAGCCTCTTTCAGCCCTAAACCAGTGAGTTCTCTCAGGACTTTTAGAACCTGTATTTTCTTATCACCACTGGCGGTTAATGTCACTGTAAATTCGCTCTTTTCTTCGGTTGCTGCTTTTGCTGGTTCAGCACCAGCGGCTGGCTGGGCAACTACTTGAACTGGTGCAGAAGCAGTAACACCAAACTTTTCTTGGAGCGATTTTACAAGTTCTGAGAGTTCAAGAACAGTAAGGTTGCTTATATCTTCAACCAATTCAGCAACGCTTCTTTTGGTTTTTGTTGTCATTTCTTACCCCCTTATTTAACTATTAATTTTATTTTTAATTCCATCAACTGTAAAAACTAAATTTTGTATAACACTATTTAATGTATTAACAAGATTGCCGAGTATATTAAGAGAACCAACAACGGATTGCAAAAGAACAAGTTTTGATGGTATTTTTGCTAGCTCGGCAACTCCACCTGCGTCATAAACATTTCCTTCAACAAAAGCGCCTTTAATTTTTAATCCCTGAATATTCTTAAGAATCTTGGTTGGCACAAGAGGATCATCATAAGCGATTGCTATGCCTATTGGTCCATAAAATATTTTCTTTATTGAATCAATTTCATAGCCTAAATTTTTCAATGCCAAGAGTCCCAGGGTATTTTTGACTACGAGATAATTGCATTGATTTTTTTTCAATTCCCGTCGTAAATTTTCCAATTGCTGCACATTTAATCCTGTGAACTCAGTGAAATAAAATGCCTTTCCATTCTTCATGATCTCTGTGCTCTTTTTTAAGGTTTCAATGTTTTTTTGCGAGGGCATTCATTCCTCCCATTTGAAAGTTATATTTATAACTCTATTTTGACTTTAGAAAATCTTTTTCATTTAATTTAATACCAGGTCCAAAAGTAGAGGAGAGTGTAATAGATTTTATGAATTGACCTTTAACGGTAGACGGTTTAGCAGCAATGAGGTCCTGTATAAATGTCTGGATATTAGCTTCGAGATGCTCAACCGGAAAAGATACTTTGCCTACCAGGGCATGAACACAACCACCCTTGTCAGTTTTAAATTCAATTTTGCCTTTTTTCAATGCCTTCACCTGATTACCAACCTCAAATGTAACGGTGCCGGTTTTTGGGGATGGCATTAAACCCTTGGGACCGAGGATTTTACCCAGTTTTCCAACTTCAGACATTGCGTCAGGCGTTGCTATAACATTGTCAAAATCAATCCACCCTGATTTTATTTTTTCTATATATTCTTCAAAACCAACATAGTCAGCACCCGCGTCCTTTGCTTCTTTTTCCTTTTCACCCTTGGTAAGAACGAGTATTTTTTTTGTTTTTCCTGTGCCATAGGGTAGATCTGAAGTACCACGAACCATCTGGTCCTGTTTCTTTATGTTAATATTTAACTTGACTGCGATATCCACAGACTCATTACATTTCGCGTTAGCAATGCTCTTTAAAGTTTCAATAGCTTCCTTTAAAGAATATTTCTTATTTTTATCAATTTTGGATAATGCTTCATTATAACGTTTTGATCTCTTCATTCCTGCTCCACAATTATACCCATATTTCTTGCCGTTCCTTCAATTATTTTTATTGCCTTTTCAAGACTATCGCAATTGAGATCTTTCATCTTACGCTGAGCGATCTCCTCAAGTTGTTTTTTTGTGATTTTTCCAACTTTTTCGCGATTTGGCTGGGCAGAGCCTTTAGCAATGCCTGCGGCCTGTTTTAAAAGAATTGAGGCGGGCGGGCTTTTTAAGACATAAGTGAAGGAACGGTCGTTATAGATAGTAACTACTGCCGGTATGACAAGTCCTGTAAGGTTTTTAGTCTCAGCATTGAATGCCTTACAGAACTCCATTATATTAACCCCGTGCTGACCCAATGCCGGTCCCACCGGTGGTGCCGGTGTAGCACTTCCTCCTGGAATTTGTAATTTAACAACGGCAACGACTTTC
It encodes the following:
- the rplL gene encoding 50S ribosomal protein L7/L12; the encoded protein is MTTKTKRSVAELVEDISNLTVLELSELVKSLQEKFGVTASAPVQVVAQPAAGAEPAKAATEEKSEFTVTLTASGDKKIQVLKVLRELTGLGLKEAKDLVDNPPKVIKEGATKEEAQNFKTKLEEVGATVEVK
- the rplJ gene encoding 50S ribosomal protein L10: MPSQKNIETLKKSTEIMKNGKAFYFTEFTGLNVQQLENLRRELKKNQCNYLVVKNTLGLLALKNLGYEIDSIKKIFYGPIGIAIAYDDPLVPTKILKNIQGLKIKGAFVEGNVYDAGGVAELAKIPSKLVLLQSVVGSLNILGNLVNTLNSVIQNLVFTVDGIKNKINS
- the rplK gene encoding 50S ribosomal protein L11 produces the protein MAKKVVAVVKLQIPGGSATPAPPVGPALGQHGVNIMEFCKAFNAETKNLTGLVIPAVVTIYNDRSFTYVLKSPPASILLKQAAGIAKGSAQPNREKVGKITKKQLEEIAQRKMKDLNCDSLEKAIKIIEGTARNMGIIVEQE
- the rplA gene encoding 50S ribosomal protein L1 gives rise to the protein MKRSKRYNEALSKIDKNKKYSLKEAIETLKSIANAKCNESVDIAVKLNINIKKQDQMVRGTSDLPYGTGKTKKILVLTKGEKEKEAKDAGADYVGFEEYIEKIKSGWIDFDNVIATPDAMSEVGKLGKILGPKGLMPSPKTGTVTFEVGNQVKALKKGKIEFKTDKGGCVHALVGKVSFPVEHLEANIQTFIQDLIAAKPSTVKGQFIKSITLSSTFGPGIKLNEKDFLKSK